A region of Oncorhynchus masou masou isolate Uvic2021 chromosome 29, UVic_Omas_1.1, whole genome shotgun sequence DNA encodes the following proteins:
- the LOC135519007 gene encoding high affinity immunoglobulin epsilon receptor subunit gamma-like: protein MTAPWRIGVVVILKLVSSAEASMTEPAICYILDGILLFYCIITTLLFVRAKWCKSSPEPKEDPTHAELQPGANADDQQSAATRRKRKQEASSDTYQALQIKDDGNDDYQVIMSKGRNKKARVPQPLSAKTQTRATAPPLPPH from the exons ATGACTGCTCCATGGAGGATAGGTGTTGTGGTGATACTGAAGCTTGTGTCTTCTGCAG AGGCTTCAATGACTGAACCAGCCATCTGCTACATACTGGATGGAATCCTGCTCTTCTACTGCATCATCACCACCTTGCTCTTTGTCAGAGCCAAG TGGTGTAAGTCTTCACCTGAACCCAAAGAGGACCCCACCCATGCA gaACTCCAGCCAGGTGCTAATGCTGACGACCAACAGTCTGCAGCTACTAGACGG AAGCGCAAACAGGAAGCTAGTAGCGACACATACCAG GCCCTCCAGATAAAAGATGATGGAAATGATGACTACCAGGTGATCATGTCCAAGGGGAGG AACAAGAAGGCCCGAGTCCCCCAGCCTCTCAGTGCAAAGACCCAGACCCGGGCCACTGCCCCACCACTACCTCCACACTGA